From a single Marinitoga sp. 38H-ov genomic region:
- a CDS encoding CehA/McbA family metallohydrolase: MKKGFIYLLFILIATLAYSFPNDLILLFGNPHSHTSFSDGEPGTTPQDAYKHARDLANLDFMAVTDHAYYFEAKFNGRDKFVVMKEMANQETTDKYSAIAGFEWTAGVGHINVFDASKWTSRNVKTTIEEFYEWLIDEKPVAQFNHPISIFGTFKDFEYYPEVDNYINMIEVGNGSWSKNDTINDEMFSNYILALKKGWHVGATVGQDNHVANWGTGNDSRTAVWVKENRKDSILDGFKNRKTYGTEDKNARLWIETQDISMGDIYYYNSLPEKIKLKVYYNDPDNEKIKTLSIYTPNNVYTYNNLSSNLEKEYEIPVDSAYFFVFVRIDQYDGNNIVSSSMWYEPKNRIRLYEIPEIKLYKNSENNFNFYLYNLSDKIEKSNIKVYVDDNLSYEKYLEFQKYEKKMVNAIIKTKNNSNSNIKIYINDLLWKNINVALEEKINIGVININPGFLKDKYIISDKLTNDLNAAIVTSSFLRENYNEIIELSKNMKVGIVIDEINDNLISIIPNNYEISKEKTNNITLNKIYYNECFKVLYKGKERGFIINKNIIIFPGNPLEKESNEAFIKRLLSIK; this comes from the coding sequence TTGAAAAAAGGTTTTATATATTTACTTTTTATTTTAATTGCAACATTAGCCTATTCTTTTCCAAATGATTTAATTTTACTATTTGGAAATCCACATTCGCATACGTCTTTCTCAGACGGAGAACCAGGAACTACTCCGCAAGATGCATATAAACATGCAAGAGATTTAGCTAATCTTGATTTTATGGCTGTAACAGATCATGCATATTATTTTGAAGCAAAATTTAACGGAAGAGATAAGTTTGTAGTTATGAAAGAAATGGCAAATCAAGAAACTACAGACAAATATTCTGCAATTGCTGGATTTGAATGGACCGCTGGAGTTGGACATATAAATGTTTTTGATGCATCAAAATGGACTAGTAGAAATGTGAAAACTACAATTGAAGAGTTCTATGAATGGTTAATAGATGAAAAACCAGTCGCTCAATTTAATCATCCCATTTCAATTTTTGGAACATTTAAAGACTTTGAATATTATCCTGAAGTTGACAATTATATTAATATGATAGAAGTTGGAAATGGTAGTTGGAGTAAAAATGATACTATAAATGATGAGATGTTTTCTAATTATATCTTAGCATTAAAAAAAGGATGGCATGTTGGAGCTACTGTTGGTCAAGATAATCATGTTGCAAATTGGGGTACAGGTAATGATTCTAGAACTGCTGTATGGGTTAAAGAAAATCGCAAGGATTCTATTTTAGATGGTTTTAAAAATAGAAAAACATATGGAACAGAAGATAAAAATGCAAGATTATGGATTGAAACTCAAGACATTTCAATGGGTGATATATATTATTATAATTCATTACCAGAAAAAATTAAATTAAAAGTATATTATAATGATCCAGATAACGAAAAAATTAAAACATTAAGTATTTATACACCAAATAATGTTTATACCTATAATAATTTAAGCAGTAATTTAGAAAAAGAATATGAAATACCTGTAGATTCTGCCTATTTCTTTGTGTTTGTAAGAATTGATCAATACGACGGAAATAATATTGTATCGTCATCTATGTGGTATGAACCAAAAAATAGAATTAGATTATACGAAATACCAGAAATAAAATTATATAAAAATTCAGAAAATAACTTTAATTTTTACTTATATAACTTATCAGATAAAATAGAAAAATCAAATATAAAAGTATATGTTGATGATAATCTATCTTATGAAAAATACCTAGAATTTCAAAAATATGAGAAAAAAATGGTTAATGCTATTATTAAAACTAAAAATAATTCTAACTCAAATATAAAAATATATATAAATGACTTGTTATGGAAAAACATTAATGTTGCTTTAGAAGAAAAAATAAATATTGGCGTTATAAACATTAATCCTGGTTTTTTAAAGGATAAATATATTATATCTGATAAATTAACTAATGATTTAAACGCTGCTATAGTAACATCTAGTTTTTTAAGAGAAAATTATAATGAAATCATAGAGTTATCAAAAAATATGAAAGTTGGTATTGTTATTGATGAAATAAATGATAATTTAATAAGTATAATTCCAAATAATTATGAAATTTCCAAAGAAAAAACAAATAACATAACATTAAATAAAATATACTATAATGAATGCTTTAAAGTATTATACAAAGGAAAAGAAAGAGGATTTATTATAAATAAAAATATAATTATATTCCCTGGAAATCCATTAGAAAAAGAAAGCAATGAAGCTTTTATAAAAAGATTACTTAGTATAAAATAA
- a CDS encoding histidine kinase produces the protein MMNKIFIITQIFALIILAFIYIFSPYFNLVYGILIAEVFTISIGFIYYLLIRILELFIKIEVIFFSRVIKIIIFIISFFSGIIISEYFMSNILAFNLFPSYKYLFVISIIILFFFVFFNIIIYIKLNNEIRKNERLKNEKLKAELNALRSKLNPHFLFNTLNTLLEISQESPECVEKIIINLSDIYRKILYTSSNDMISLEEELELIKKYLEIEKIRLGKRLDYEFNIDNNLLNYRIPPLILEPLVENSVIHGISKKKDGGKITISFYKKNNEIIFEISDEGIGKIEDLNFGFGLSSIKNRLDLIFNNSELIFKQNIPSGIKAEIIIRG, from the coding sequence ATGATGAATAAAATATTTATTATTACTCAAATTTTTGCTTTAATTATATTAGCATTTATATATATCTTTTCACCGTATTTTAATCTTGTATACGGTATATTAATAGCTGAAGTTTTTACTATTTCCATTGGCTTTATATATTACTTATTAATAAGAATATTAGAGCTATTTATTAAAATAGAAGTTATATTCTTTAGTAGAGTAATTAAAATAATAATTTTTATTATTAGCTTTTTTTCCGGAATTATAATTTCAGAATATTTTATGTCAAATATTTTAGCCTTTAATTTATTCCCCTCATATAAGTATTTATTTGTTATAAGCATTATTATTCTTTTTTTCTTTGTATTTTTTAATATTATAATTTATATAAAATTAAATAATGAAATAAGAAAAAACGAAAGATTAAAAAATGAAAAACTTAAAGCAGAATTAAATGCATTGCGTTCAAAATTAAATCCACATTTTTTATTTAACACCTTAAATACTTTATTAGAAATTAGTCAAGAGTCTCCTGAATGTGTTGAAAAAATAATAATTAATCTTTCTGATATATATAGAAAAATTTTATATACTTCTTCTAATGATATGATATCCTTAGAAGAAGAATTAGAACTTATAAAAAAATATCTTGAAATAGAAAAAATTAGATTAGGAAAAAGACTTGATTACGAATTTAATATAGATAACAATTTATTGAATTATAGAATACCTCCATTAATTTTAGAACCATTAGTTGAAAATTCCGTAATACATGGTATTTCAAAGAAAAAAGATGGAGGTAAAATAACCATATCTTTTTATAAGAAAAATAATGAAATAATTTTTGAAATTTCCGATGAAGGAATAGGAAAAATTGAAGATCTGAACTTCGGGTTTGGACTTTCTAGTATAAAAAATAGACTAGATTTAATTTTTAATAATTCCGAATTGATATTTAAACAAAATATACCTTCAGGAATAAAAGCCGAAATTATTATCAGGGGATGA
- a CDS encoding LytTR family DNA-binding domain-containing protein — protein sequence MINCVIIEDEEHSLNRLKKLLNNFDYINIVGEANNGELAIKIIEEKRPNLIFLDINLPEKNGFEILKEISYEPLVIFITAYQEYAIKAFEENAVDYLLKPYDLKRLKIAIERSLERKNIINRKLLDELFYMRKFSVKNGDIISIISEKDIYYFKAEDKYVFLCTKDAEYYYDNTLKNLEKLLDPEKFIRIHRGYIVSVDHIKKFKKIFTRDYILELDNGIELKIGRNYLHFIKEKFKF from the coding sequence ATGATAAATTGTGTTATTATTGAGGATGAAGAGCATTCTTTAAATAGATTAAAAAAACTATTAAATAATTTTGACTATATTAACATAGTCGGAGAAGCTAATAACGGAGAATTAGCCATAAAAATAATAGAAGAGAAGCGCCCAAATTTAATATTTCTTGATATTAATTTACCAGAAAAAAATGGATTTGAAATATTAAAAGAAATTTCATATGAACCTTTAGTTATTTTTATCACTGCATATCAAGAATATGCAATTAAAGCATTTGAAGAAAATGCCGTTGATTATTTACTAAAACCCTATGATTTAAAAAGATTAAAAATAGCAATTGAACGATCATTAGAAAGAAAAAATATAATTAACAGAAAATTATTAGATGAATTATTTTATATGAGAAAATTTTCAGTTAAAAATGGTGATATTATTTCTATAATTTCAGAAAAAGATATTTACTATTTTAAAGCAGAAGATAAATATGTTTTTTTATGCACGAAAGATGCGGAATACTATTATGACAATACTTTAAAAAATTTAGAAAAATTATTAGATCCCGAAAAATTCATAAGAATTCATAGGGGATATATTGTATCAGTTGATCATATAAAAAAATTCAAAAAAATTTTTACTCGCGATTATATTTTAGAATTAGATAATGGGATAGAACTAAAAATCGGCAGAAATTATTTACATTTTATAAAAGAAAAATTCAAATTTTAA
- a CDS encoding ABC transporter ATP-binding protein translates to MIKAINLVKKFGDFTAVGNINLNIKNGEIYGFLGPNGAGKTTTIRMLTGTLKPTSGEIEILGLNMKTDELKIKANIGVVPDEPKLYENLKGSEFIEFIMDIYNVDKNETKIRLNEICEAFEIDYLDSFIGDYSHGMKQKLMVASVLMRKPKVIFLDEPTVGLDAKSAKILKMLLEKYSNEGATIFLTTHILEIAEKMCNRIGIISNGKLIAEGTLEELKLLSKTNEKKSLEDLFLELTDAGELDDIIKEL, encoded by the coding sequence ATGATTAAAGCTATCAATTTAGTAAAAAAATTTGGTGATTTTACTGCAGTAGGTAATATAAACTTAAATATTAAAAATGGAGAAATTTATGGTTTTTTAGGACCTAACGGAGCTGGAAAAACTACCACCATAAGAATGCTTACTGGAACTTTAAAACCAACTTCTGGAGAAATTGAAATATTAGGACTAAATATGAAAACTGATGAATTAAAAATCAAAGCAAATATTGGTGTTGTTCCAGATGAACCAAAATTATATGAAAACTTGAAAGGATCAGAATTTATTGAATTTATTATGGATATATATAATGTTGATAAAAATGAAACAAAAATCCGTCTTAACGAGATATGCGAAGCTTTTGAAATAGATTATCTCGATTCATTCATAGGAGATTATTCCCATGGAATGAAACAAAAACTTATGGTAGCATCTGTTTTAATGAGAAAACCAAAAGTTATATTCTTGGATGAACCAACTGTCGGGCTTGATGCAAAATCCGCAAAAATATTAAAAATGTTGTTGGAAAAATATTCTAATGAAGGTGCTACAATATTTCTAACCACACATATTTTAGAAATCGCTGAAAAGATGTGTAATAGAATTGGTATTATCTCTAACGGAAAATTAATTGCTGAAGGTACTTTAGAAGAATTAAAATTGCTATCTAAAACCAATGAAAAAAAATCTCTCGAAGATTTATTTTTAGAATTAACCGATGCTGGAGAATTAGATGATATTATAAAAGAACTTTAG
- a CDS encoding MoxR family ATPase, producing the protein MITSELSKKIINNVSTVIKGKEKEIKLVLATFYSNGHVLLEDVPGTGKTMLARALSKSFNLNFKRVQFTPDLLPNDLIGLYIFDKNKNDFVLKRGPIFTNILLGDEINRATPRTQSALLESLAENQVSIDGITHSLDTNFFVIATQNPIEYEGTFPLPEAQLDRFMIKLSLGYPDIENEINMLNSQEDEHPINNIKSVSNYDEIKKIKDEIKKIHVSDEIKKYIVDIVNKTRNHKDIKVGASPRGSIALMQLSKSIAAIENRDFVIPDDIKNIAKYVLAHRIILKAEAKIKKVSTYKLIDEILDEIKVIK; encoded by the coding sequence ATGATTACATCAGAATTATCAAAAAAAATTATTAATAATGTAAGTACTGTTATTAAAGGAAAGGAAAAGGAAATTAAATTAGTTTTAGCAACTTTCTATTCTAATGGACATGTTTTGCTCGAAGATGTTCCTGGTACAGGAAAAACTATGCTTGCTAGAGCATTATCTAAATCCTTTAATTTAAATTTTAAGAGAGTTCAATTCACTCCTGATTTATTACCTAATGATTTAATTGGTTTATATATTTTTGATAAAAATAAGAATGATTTTGTTTTAAAAAGGGGGCCTATATTCACTAATATACTTTTAGGAGATGAAATAAACAGAGCAACTCCAAGAACACAATCTGCGTTATTAGAATCATTAGCAGAAAATCAAGTTTCTATAGATGGTATAACCCATAGTTTAGATACTAACTTCTTTGTTATTGCAACACAAAATCCAATTGAATATGAAGGGACTTTTCCTTTACCTGAAGCTCAATTAGATAGATTTATGATTAAATTATCTTTAGGATATCCTGATATTGAAAATGAAATAAATATGCTTAACTCACAGGAGGACGAACATCCTATAAATAACATAAAAAGTGTTTCTAATTATGATGAAATAAAAAAGATTAAAGATGAAATAAAAAAGATTCATGTATCAGATGAAATAAAAAAATATATTGTTGATATAGTAAATAAAACAAGAAATCATAAAGATATTAAAGTTGGAGCAAGTCCTAGAGGCTCTATTGCTTTAATGCAATTATCAAAAAGCATCGCAGCAATAGAAAATAGAGATTTTGTAATTCCAGATGATATAAAAAATATTGCAAAATATGTTTTAGCACATAGGATAATTTTAAAAGCTGAAGCTAAAATAAAAAAAGTATCTACTTATAAATTAATTGATGAAATTTTAGATGAAATTAAAGTTATAAAGTAG